Proteins encoded in a region of the Pseudomonas viciae genome:
- a CDS encoding glycosyltransferase: protein MHVIITAIGSAGDVHPFVGIGRTLAARGHRITFCASAVFAPVIERCGFKFLPLGTREEYQAVMADPALWHPRTSLPTLWKTVGGTLREQYRLLEQACDDDTVMLGSLWAFSARLLQEKHGIPLVTGQVTPFAIWSPLARPTHPPGANLPAFVPYPLRRLLLGVIEHAFLDRLMKPELNGFRRELGLPPVKRIISQWISSPDRVLGLFPDWFARIQQDWPAQTVLTGFPLFDESGFEEPDAELEDFLSVAPPVVFTPGSTTVNAEQYFAAAAQALKLIDRRGVFLTSQPVDPALSSDGRILVRRYVPMSRILPHTSALVHHGGVGTTALAIAAGVPQIITPFAHDHFDNAARMQSLGCGLRIFSPASAESLATALDKVLNSHDVRASCDRYSKLMPSGESAREAAALQVEALARTATYRVA, encoded by the coding sequence ATGCACGTGATCATTACGGCCATCGGTTCAGCCGGTGACGTCCACCCGTTTGTCGGGATCGGTCGTACGCTCGCAGCACGCGGGCATCGGATAACGTTTTGCGCCAGCGCGGTGTTCGCCCCGGTGATCGAGCGCTGCGGCTTCAAGTTCCTGCCATTGGGTACCCGCGAGGAATATCAAGCGGTCATGGCTGACCCGGCGCTGTGGCACCCGCGCACGTCACTGCCCACCCTCTGGAAAACCGTCGGCGGCACCTTGCGCGAACAGTACCGGCTACTGGAGCAAGCGTGTGACGACGACACCGTCATGCTCGGTTCGTTATGGGCGTTTTCCGCCCGCCTGCTGCAAGAAAAGCACGGCATCCCGCTGGTCACCGGGCAGGTCACACCGTTCGCCATCTGGTCGCCCCTCGCACGCCCTACCCATCCACCGGGAGCGAACCTGCCGGCCTTTGTCCCGTATCCCTTGAGACGCCTGCTGCTGGGGGTCATCGAGCACGCCTTCCTCGATCGGCTCATGAAACCGGAACTCAACGGTTTTCGCCGCGAATTGGGCCTGCCCCCGGTCAAGCGCATCATCAGCCAGTGGATCTCCTCGCCCGATCGGGTCTTGGGCCTGTTCCCGGACTGGTTCGCCCGAATCCAACAGGACTGGCCTGCCCAGACGGTACTGACCGGATTCCCGTTATTCGATGAATCCGGCTTCGAGGAACCTGACGCCGAACTGGAAGATTTCTTGAGCGTGGCCCCACCGGTGGTGTTCACCCCGGGTTCGACCACAGTCAATGCCGAGCAATATTTCGCCGCCGCGGCTCAAGCGCTGAAGTTGATCGACCGCCGCGGAGTGTTCCTGACCAGTCAGCCGGTAGACCCGGCGCTGTCCAGCGACGGCAGGATCCTGGTCAGGCGCTACGTCCCCATGAGCCGCATCCTCCCTCACACCTCGGCCCTGGTGCATCACGGAGGCGTCGGGACCACGGCCCTGGCGATCGCCGCTGGGGTGCCACAGATCATCACGCCATTTGCGCACGACCATTTCGACAATGCCGCACGAATGCAAAGCCTGGGGTGCGGCCTGCGGATTTTCTCGCCTGCTTCTGCCGAGTCACTGGCCACGGCCCTGGACAAGGTGCTGAACAGTCATGACGTGCGCGCCAGTTGTGACCGCTACAGCAAGCTGATGCCCAGTGGTGAAAGCGCCCGCGAAGCGGCAGCGCTGCAAGTCGAGGCACTCGCTCGCACGGCCACGTATCGCGTCGCGTAA
- a CDS encoding amino acid adenylation domain-containing protein, producing MTQTMPASSAEQVLYPLTAPQLDIWLDQVLHGDSPLYNIGGYARINGAVDASLMQTAIDQVVNRHDALRIQLVPGSSEHPLPRQRFLGAVSVPMTVHDVSGHDDPQASALALLQENLQTPFSFDRGLLLRADLIKIRENLYYFFVNCHHLIVDGWSFAMIGRAVSQAYTALHEQTHNPVTAPSYQAFIEQQVTHKDSAAFQRQRQYWLDKYRTLPEPLLAPRYQSRFGQHLAPSQNHAWRLPRALYNRLAEQAKDSGQGTVFHVMLAALYSYFARIEQRDELVIGLPILNRANAAHKATLGLFVGMSPVRLDLGTDLSFAELVGKIALTLKQDYRYQRFPLSELNRELGLQNLGRRQLFDVVVSYEQDQDTWYGPALAQPVKLSNGYEQLPLAMHIREAAPEDDVWMHFIYNEAYFEAAQIETLQQRFMHIVQVVADNFDVPVNTLDLMPAHERQVLHECNCTDVDYPRDVLLHQLIEAQVTARPEALAVRFAEQALTYDQLNRQANRLAHALLETGLGPDARVAICVERSLEMVVGLLGILKAGAAYVPLDPGYPADRLSHMLSDSAPSALITTRGLLASLPAATMPVLCLDTDQERLSRQPEHNPDAAALGLTPQHLAYVIYTSGSTGLPKGVMNQHDGVVNRLLWARDAYGVDEHSRALQKTPFSFDVSVWEFFLPLLSGAQLVVAAPDGHKDPGYLMDIMASAGITLLHFVPSMLQIFLDQVEPQRLPALEQVLCSGEALPHALQKRFFERLPNVQLHNLYGPTEAAIDVTAWHCRADMHEGIVPIGQPIANIQMHVLDANLQLLPPGVAGELHIGGLGVARGYLNRPELTAERFIQDPFRDDPQARLYKTGDLGRWLPDGSLEYLGRNDFQVKIRGLRIELGEIEAHLLACEGVKDVVVIARQETEGDAYLCAYLVSEPGCKLSPQALQDDLRQQVPDYMVPRHLIELEQLPLNVNGKLDRKALPEPADTLGTDTTAPRTALEQALADLWQENLKRTTLGIHDNYFMLGGDSLKVIHLQIHAREQGIALTLAQIYQHPTIAQLAQSLQTQDLSSTPLLPLKHVAPFAQVPAEIRVTSAGLYDDVFAASQLQVGMIYHSMMHPESAIYHDIFRYRLRLRWDATAWDRACETLIRRHPALRMSFDIGHAEVPMARVHSTVESPVQVIDVVALSPDARAQVIATYVEERKGYREDWQRAPLYQFCVFVAEAEIDLVLSFHHAILDGWSVATLMRDLITLYTSAPGTDALPALTTTPADFIAQEQAAMASDVHRRFWGEYLRDAPAAAMTSWIHAVAPDPTPHRSAYRELPAAELARLEAFCRAHDLPLRAVLLTAHGFAQAIMSNQKEVLCGVISHGRPEFEDAASVLGLFLNTLPVRFNTQGQNWLEVIRALIAQEQQVFAHRRYPFALIHRETDVALNVVFNYVDFYVLKDMLAQGQEVLTEWETTEASNYDLLTTLGRHPGNGSLMLKMDYCTTRVATSQVEAYAEYLLRTLELMIAAPDAKPSIPAWLPRLERPTPQAAATVAPDNLSALLLDSFARHEQQTAVSFGQARLSYRQLGDTCAQLASWLHQQGIGQGDRVAIMMPRSPDLIIALLGVLQAGAAYVPIDLSYPNERIQLILEDSQPGLVLFTDASAHLAMTLAGQADTRHWDSVVAGFDTNLARSHARVASIATDIVADDNAYLLYTSGSTGRPKGVAMPHRALTNMILWQNRQPPTGPLKTLQYSPISFDVSFQEILSTLSSGEELVMIDEGLRYDFIRLLKFICAQQVNRLFLPYVAFQGLAEVAMQLGIRPVSLRQINVAGEQLKITAEIRELIDGIGDCRVENHYGPTEAHVVTRLTLEGATASWPSMPSIGTPIDGVRMHVLDGAGNPCPVGVMGDLFIEGECLANGYWNRPDLTDERFIYRQLAGQTRRLYETGDIGFYLPGGDLVYQGRSDAQVKIRGYRVELGEIEVAMLGSARFRADIQQVAVIDKPAPDGSRYLVGFVQPLPGREPDLDQLKAEMRLALPDYMVPNTLVSIAKLPLGPTGKIDRLRLQKVEVHSTLQRPFIAPRNAMEDLLQAYWQETLGLEDISVYDNFFELGGNSLKAVQLVAMLARHQGLEPSLSDFIQAPTIAEFAQVLQHTETGHPETGALVDFKNATRKPPLFLVHPIGGHVLCYAALARVLKDQVHLYALQAPGTWDARAPLQSVQAQALYYADAIEQVAPEGPLNIGGWSYGGVVAYELASELQRRGRRLHNVFLLDTIVRVRQGEVQIERTEFMNWFMWELLSGDGQKEYAYHALDFTSMGDSQAFAAIRQHGIDQGIFDQTITLATLDQLFRVFHANWQGLLDYRFPPLDLPITLFAADVELPDVLQAPHELVGTAFRDPYRGWRSIAPQVQRVAVEGDHLTMMREPHIERVGQFIESRMDAARARNAGAMPAFA from the coding sequence ATGACTCAGACCATGCCCGCTTCGAGCGCAGAGCAGGTGCTTTATCCCCTCACCGCTCCGCAACTGGATATCTGGCTGGACCAGGTGCTGCACGGTGACAGTCCGTTGTACAACATCGGCGGCTATGCACGCATCAACGGCGCGGTCGATGCATCACTGATGCAAACGGCCATCGATCAAGTAGTCAACCGCCACGACGCGCTGCGGATCCAGCTGGTACCCGGCTCAAGCGAACATCCTCTGCCACGGCAACGGTTCCTGGGGGCTGTCAGCGTTCCGATGACGGTACATGACGTATCGGGCCATGACGATCCGCAGGCCAGCGCACTGGCGTTGCTGCAGGAAAACCTGCAGACCCCGTTTTCCTTTGACCGCGGACTGCTGTTGCGCGCCGACCTGATCAAGATTCGGGAAAACCTCTACTACTTTTTCGTCAACTGCCATCACCTGATCGTCGATGGCTGGTCCTTCGCCATGATCGGCCGTGCTGTCAGCCAGGCCTATACCGCCCTGCACGAGCAGACGCACAACCCAGTCACGGCGCCGAGCTATCAAGCATTTATCGAGCAGCAAGTCACCCACAAGGATTCGGCCGCGTTCCAGCGCCAACGCCAATACTGGTTGGACAAGTACCGTACCCTGCCCGAGCCCCTGCTCGCCCCCCGCTATCAGAGTCGCTTCGGCCAGCACCTGGCACCCAGTCAGAACCATGCCTGGCGCCTGCCACGGGCGCTTTACAATCGCCTCGCCGAACAGGCGAAAGACTCGGGCCAGGGGACTGTCTTCCACGTCATGCTGGCCGCGCTGTACAGCTACTTTGCACGCATCGAGCAGCGCGATGAGCTCGTGATCGGCCTGCCCATCCTCAACCGCGCCAATGCCGCGCACAAGGCCACGCTCGGTCTGTTCGTCGGCATGAGCCCGGTACGCCTGGACCTGGGCACCGACCTGAGTTTTGCCGAGCTGGTCGGCAAGATTGCCCTGACGCTCAAGCAGGACTATCGCTATCAACGCTTTCCGTTGAGTGAACTGAACCGTGAACTCGGGCTGCAGAACCTCGGCCGGCGACAGTTGTTCGACGTGGTGGTGTCCTACGAACAGGACCAGGACACCTGGTACGGGCCGGCACTGGCGCAACCGGTCAAGCTCAGCAATGGCTACGAACAGTTGCCACTGGCGATGCACATTCGCGAGGCAGCGCCAGAGGACGATGTGTGGATGCATTTCATCTACAACGAAGCCTATTTCGAAGCCGCGCAGATCGAGACACTGCAACAGCGCTTCATGCACATCGTGCAGGTCGTGGCGGATAACTTCGACGTACCGGTCAACACCCTCGATCTGATGCCGGCGCATGAACGCCAGGTGCTGCATGAATGCAATTGCACTGACGTCGACTACCCCAGGGATGTGCTGCTCCATCAATTGATCGAGGCCCAGGTCACGGCTCGCCCCGAAGCCCTCGCAGTACGGTTCGCGGAGCAAGCGCTGACCTACGACCAACTGAACCGACAGGCCAACCGGCTGGCCCACGCCCTGCTGGAAACCGGCCTTGGCCCGGACGCCCGAGTCGCCATCTGCGTGGAGCGCAGCCTGGAGATGGTGGTAGGCCTGCTGGGCATTCTCAAAGCGGGCGCCGCCTACGTGCCCCTGGATCCGGGTTATCCGGCCGACCGCTTGAGCCACATGCTGAGCGACAGTGCACCCAGCGCGCTGATAACCACCCGAGGGTTATTGGCGAGCCTGCCCGCCGCGACGATGCCGGTACTGTGCCTGGATACCGACCAGGAACGCTTGTCCCGGCAGCCGGAGCACAACCCGGACGCCGCTGCGCTCGGGCTGACGCCCCAACATTTGGCCTACGTGATCTACACCTCCGGCTCCACGGGCCTGCCCAAAGGCGTCATGAACCAACATGACGGGGTGGTGAATCGACTGCTCTGGGCCCGCGATGCCTATGGCGTCGATGAGCACAGCCGCGCGCTGCAGAAGACTCCGTTCAGTTTCGACGTGTCCGTCTGGGAATTTTTCCTGCCGTTGCTCAGTGGCGCGCAACTGGTCGTCGCTGCTCCCGACGGGCACAAGGATCCAGGCTATTTGATGGACATCATGGCGAGCGCCGGCATCACGCTGTTGCATTTCGTGCCGTCGATGTTGCAAATCTTCCTCGATCAGGTCGAACCACAGCGTTTGCCGGCGCTCGAGCAGGTACTGTGCAGTGGCGAAGCCTTGCCCCATGCCTTGCAGAAGCGTTTTTTTGAACGCTTGCCCAACGTGCAGCTGCACAACCTCTATGGCCCCACCGAAGCAGCCATTGATGTCACGGCCTGGCATTGCCGGGCCGACATGCACGAAGGCATCGTGCCGATCGGCCAGCCGATCGCGAACATTCAAATGCATGTCCTGGATGCGAACCTGCAACTGCTGCCACCTGGTGTGGCTGGCGAGCTTCATATTGGTGGGCTGGGTGTCGCCCGAGGTTACCTGAACCGTCCCGAGCTGACGGCCGAACGCTTCATCCAGGACCCATTCCGGGATGACCCGCAGGCCCGCCTGTACAAGACCGGCGACCTGGGGCGTTGGCTGCCCGATGGCAGCCTCGAATACCTGGGGCGCAATGATTTCCAGGTGAAGATCCGCGGCCTGCGCATTGAACTCGGCGAGATCGAAGCGCACCTGCTCGCCTGCGAGGGCGTCAAGGACGTGGTGGTGATCGCTCGCCAGGAAACCGAAGGTGATGCGTACTTGTGCGCCTATCTGGTGAGCGAACCCGGATGCAAGCTGTCACCGCAAGCGCTGCAAGATGATTTGCGCCAGCAGGTACCCGACTACATGGTGCCCAGGCACCTGATCGAGCTTGAACAATTGCCGTTGAATGTAAATGGCAAGCTGGACCGCAAGGCCTTGCCCGAGCCTGCCGACACCCTGGGCACCGATACCACAGCGCCGCGCACGGCATTGGAGCAGGCGCTGGCCGACCTCTGGCAGGAAAACCTCAAACGCACGACGCTGGGCATCCACGACAACTATTTCATGCTTGGCGGCGATTCCTTGAAGGTCATTCACTTGCAGATCCATGCACGTGAACAAGGCATAGCGCTGACCCTGGCGCAAATTTACCAGCACCCCACTATCGCGCAACTGGCCCAGTCGCTACAGACGCAAGACCTGTCATCCACCCCGCTGCTGCCTTTGAAGCACGTGGCACCTTTTGCCCAGGTGCCGGCAGAGATCCGCGTGACCAGCGCGGGTCTGTACGATGATGTGTTTGCGGCTTCGCAGCTGCAAGTCGGGATGATCTATCACTCGATGATGCATCCGGAGTCGGCGATCTATCACGACATCTTCCGCTATCGCCTGCGTCTGCGTTGGGATGCAACGGCTTGGGATCGTGCCTGCGAGACATTGATCCGGCGCCACCCGGCCCTGCGCATGTCATTCGACATCGGCCACGCCGAAGTGCCCATGGCCCGGGTGCATTCGACGGTCGAATCGCCGGTGCAAGTCATCGATGTCGTTGCACTGAGCCCGGACGCACGTGCCCAGGTCATTGCCACCTACGTGGAGGAACGCAAGGGTTACCGCGAAGACTGGCAGCGGGCGCCGCTGTATCAGTTCTGCGTGTTCGTCGCGGAGGCTGAAATCGACCTGGTCTTGAGCTTCCATCATGCGATCCTCGATGGCTGGAGCGTTGCCACCTTGATGCGCGACTTGATCACGCTCTACACCTCGGCGCCTGGAACCGACGCCCTGCCAGCCCTGACCACCACGCCGGCCGACTTCATTGCCCAGGAGCAGGCCGCCATGGCAAGCGATGTTCACCGCCGGTTCTGGGGCGAATACCTGCGCGATGCGCCTGCCGCCGCCATGACCAGCTGGATCCACGCGGTCGCTCCGGATCCGACGCCGCATCGCTCGGCCTATCGGGAATTGCCTGCAGCGGAGCTGGCCCGCCTCGAAGCGTTCTGTCGGGCCCACGACCTGCCGTTGCGGGCGGTCTTGCTGACGGCCCACGGTTTCGCCCAAGCCATCATGTCCAATCAAAAGGAAGTGCTGTGCGGCGTCATCAGCCATGGGCGGCCAGAGTTCGAGGATGCCGCCTCGGTCCTGGGGCTGTTCCTCAACACCCTGCCGGTGCGCTTCAACACCCAGGGCCAGAATTGGCTTGAAGTCATCCGGGCCTTGATTGCCCAGGAACAACAGGTGTTCGCTCACCGGCGCTATCCGTTTGCTCTGATTCATCGCGAAACCGATGTCGCTCTGAACGTGGTGTTCAATTACGTCGATTTTTATGTGCTCAAAGACATGCTGGCCCAGGGCCAAGAAGTCCTCACCGAGTGGGAAACCACCGAAGCCAGCAACTATGACTTGCTGACCACGCTGGGCCGCCACCCTGGCAACGGTTCGCTGATGCTGAAAATGGACTACTGCACAACGCGTGTCGCCACGAGCCAGGTCGAGGCCTACGCCGAATACTTGCTGCGCACACTGGAACTGATGATCGCCGCCCCCGATGCCAAGCCCAGCATCCCGGCCTGGCTGCCGCGCCTCGAACGACCCACGCCACAGGCAGCCGCGACAGTTGCCCCTGACAATCTGTCGGCCCTGCTACTGGACAGCTTCGCCCGCCACGAGCAGCAGACCGCCGTCAGTTTTGGCCAGGCCCGCCTGTCTTATCGCCAGTTGGGAGATACCTGCGCACAACTGGCGAGTTGGCTGCACCAGCAGGGTATCGGCCAGGGCGACCGGGTCGCGATCATGATGCCGCGCTCGCCTGACCTGATCATTGCCTTGCTCGGCGTCCTACAGGCTGGTGCCGCGTATGTACCGATTGACCTGAGTTATCCGAATGAGCGCATCCAGCTGATTCTCGAAGACTCGCAACCGGGACTGGTGCTCTTCACCGATGCATCTGCGCATCTGGCGATGACCCTGGCCGGCCAGGCCGACACCCGGCACTGGGACAGTGTGGTCGCCGGCTTCGACACCAACCTGGCGCGCAGCCACGCACGGGTTGCCTCCATTGCCACCGACATCGTGGCTGACGATAACGCCTACTTACTCTATACATCCGGCTCGACGGGCCGTCCCAAGGGCGTGGCGATGCCGCACCGGGCGTTGACCAATATGATCCTCTGGCAGAACCGCCAGCCGCCGACCGGACCACTGAAGACGCTGCAATACTCGCCGATCTCGTTCGACGTTTCGTTCCAGGAGATTCTCTCGACGCTGTCTAGCGGCGAAGAACTGGTGATGATTGATGAGGGGCTGCGCTATGACTTCATCCGGCTGTTGAAATTCATCTGCGCGCAACAGGTCAATCGCCTGTTCCTGCCCTACGTCGCCTTCCAGGGGTTGGCCGAAGTCGCCATGCAGCTCGGCATCCGACCGGTATCGCTGCGCCAGATCAACGTGGCCGGCGAACAATTGAAAATCACCGCCGAAATCCGTGAACTGATCGATGGCATCGGCGATTGCCGGGTCGAAAACCACTATGGCCCGACCGAGGCCCATGTGGTCACCCGCCTGACGCTTGAAGGCGCCACGGCGAGCTGGCCGAGCATGCCGTCGATTGGCACGCCCATCGACGGGGTGCGCATGCATGTCCTGGATGGGGCGGGCAACCCCTGCCCGGTTGGAGTCATGGGCGACCTGTTCATCGAAGGAGAATGCCTGGCCAACGGCTACTGGAACCGACCTGACCTGACCGACGAACGTTTTATCTATCGCCAGTTGGCAGGCCAGACCCGGCGCTTGTATGAAACCGGCGACATCGGTTTCTACCTGCCCGGAGGCGATCTGGTCTACCAAGGCCGCAGCGACGCACAAGTCAAGATCCGTGGCTATCGCGTCGAGCTGGGCGAGATCGAAGTGGCCATGCTCGGCTCCGCCCGGTTCAGGGCCGACATCCAGCAGGTGGCGGTCATCGACAAGCCCGCGCCCGATGGCAGTCGGTATCTGGTGGGCTTCGTCCAGCCCCTGCCGGGCCGCGAGCCGGACCTGGACCAACTCAAGGCTGAAATGCGCCTGGCGCTGCCCGACTACATGGTGCCGAACACCCTGGTCAGCATCGCCAAGCTACCCCTCGGGCCTACCGGCAAGATCGACCGGCTGCGGTTGCAGAAGGTAGAAGTCCACAGCACGCTGCAGCGTCCCTTCATCGCACCGAGAAATGCCATGGAGGACCTGCTGCAAGCCTACTGGCAAGAAACCCTGGGCCTGGAAGACATCAGCGTTTACGACAACTTCTTCGAACTGGGGGGCAACTCGCTCAAGGCCGTGCAACTGGTTGCCATGCTCGCCAGGCATCAGGGCCTGGAGCCGTCGCTGTCGGACTTCATCCAGGCCCCGACCATCGCCGAATTCGCCCAGGTGCTGCAACACACCGAAACCGGGCACCCTGAGACCGGTGCGCTGGTGGACTTCAAGAACGCCACGCGCAAGCCACCGTTGTTCCTGGTGCACCCCATCGGTGGACATGTGCTGTGTTATGCGGCACTGGCACGGGTGCTCAAGGACCAGGTCCACCTGTACGCACTGCAAGCACCAGGTACATGGGATGCCCGTGCCCCTTTGCAATCGGTACAGGCCCAGGCGCTGTACTACGCGGATGCCATTGAACAGGTCGCGCCTGAAGGGCCACTGAACATTGGCGGCTGGTCCTATGGCGGCGTCGTGGCGTATGAGCTGGCGAGCGAGTTGCAGCGGCGCGGGCGGCGTCTGCATAACGTGTTTCTGCTCGACACCATCGTGCGCGTCAGACAGGGCGAGGTGCAGATAGAACGCACCGAGTTCATGAATTGGTTCATGTGGGAACTGCTCAGCGGCGATGGGCAAAAGGAATACGCCTACCACGCCCTGGACTTCACCTCCATGGGCGACTCCCAGGCCTTCGCGGCGATCAGGCAGCACGGCATCGACCAGGGCATTTTCGACCAGACCATCACCCTGGCGACACTGGATCAGCTGTTCCGGGTATTTCACGCAAACTGGCAAGGTTTGCTGGACTATCGCTTCCCGCCCCTGGACTTGCCGATCACGTTGTTCGCGGCGGATGTCGAACTGCCCGATGTGCTGCAAGCGCCCCATGAACTGGTGGGTACGGCCTTTCGCGACCCCTACCGTGGCTGGCGCTCGATTGCGCCCCAGGTGCAGCGAGTCGCCGTAGAGGGCGACCATTTGACCATGATGCGCGAACCTCATATCGAGCGAGTGGGCCAATTCATCGAGTCACGAATGGACGCGGCCCGGGCCAGGAATGCCGGAGCCATGCCGGCATTCGCATAA